In the Gemmatimonadota bacterium genome, GCGCGAGGTGAGTCCATGATGCCTGAGGCTACAAGCAAAAGATGTGCCAGGAAGCCTCGGCCAGGAACCCCTTGGGATTTCAGGAGTTTTCCTGGCCTGCCGAGGAGGTCGGCACCCGGGCGGCGCGTAAAGTTGTCGCGCCCGCGACAACCCTGACGCCCGAATGGTCGTCACACGGGAGGGGGAGGGAGGAGGTGGCGGGTCAGTCGGTGATGGGTACAGCGGGGTGTGGTTGACCGATCGCTTGTTTCATCAACACGCGGCCGAGCACGCGCGCGCCTTGCCGGACCAAAGCGTTGGGACGAACGCGCTCGTAAATACCCTCAAAGACCGCGCGCGTTTTCTCCGGCAGCATCCCCGCGATCGGGTCGTACCGGGATGAAACGCCCACCATCTCGCCGATGAGGAGAATGTGGCCGGCGTGCTTTTCCAGATTGGGGGATGGACCAGCCTGGACCTCTTCGACCCCGCGGCTGAATTGCTCCATCAGCTCGCGTCGCTGCGAGAACGGAATACCCATGATCCGGTAGGTTTTGGTCATGTAGGCCAGATGCAGACGTTTCTGCTCGTCGGTGAGCGGCGCGCATTGTCTTTCGACGTTCTCCACCAGGCTGAACCCGAAGTAGGTCATCATCCACACGGGTATGGAGATGCGCTGGTGGCGGCGCATGATCGATTGCAGGCCGGCGCGGACGGCTTTGCTGGAAATCCCGCCCGTGGGTTTCGCGCCAGAATCGGTCACGTCCCGGATGAACAGGTCGGTCTGGTAGAACGACGCGGCCATCGAGCGCAGCGACTCGAACCGGGGTGGATACGCCGTGTCGTGGGTGATGATAACGTCGCGCAGCAAAAAGAAATTCAGATACGCCACGATGCCGGGCCGATACCCGCACGCAAACCACAAGCGACTCGTGGTCGCCAGCTCGTCGGCAAACTCCGCGCCCAGCATCGAGTTATCGAATGCTTCGAACGGCGGATCGAACTGCCGATACACTTCCTCGTAATCCGTCATCCGCAGCCCAAACGCCACGCAACTGATAGCGGAGTTGGTCCCTCCAAGGTGCGTCGGGTCCTCGCCGGCCAGCCGAGCGTAGCACGCCCCGAGCGGGGGAGGCAACGGGGGAGCCCCGACTCAGCGGGCGGCGAGGAAGGCGACCATGCGCTCCCGGGTGGCGGCGTCCGGCAGCGCCCCCTGGCCCGCCCGCATGTTGTCGGTCAGGTGCTCGGGCCGGCTCGTGGCGGGGATCACGCAGGTGACGGCCGGATGGGCCAGGATCCACTTCAGGAAGAACTGCGCCCAGCTCTCGCAATCGAAGTCGGCGGCCCAGGGCGGGAGCGGCTGCCCGCGCACCCGCCCGAACAGGCCGCCCGCCGCGAAGGGGCGGTTCACCAGGACGGCGATCCCGCGGTCGCGGGCGAGGGGCAGGAGGCGGCGCTCGGCCTCCCGCTCGCCGAGCGAGTAGTTGAGCTGCACGAAGTCGAGCGGCTCGCTCCGCATCACCCGCTCCAGCTCCCCGTAGGCACCGGCCGTGGAGTGGGTGACGCCGAGGTAACGGAGGCGGCCGGCCTGCTTCCACTCCCGCAGGGTGCGGAGATGGGTCTGCCAGTCCACCAGGTTGTGGACCTGCATCAGGTCGAGGCGCCGGGTCCGGAGGCGCTGAAGCGAGCGCTCCATCTGGGCCACGCCGGCCTCGCGCCCGGTCGTCCAGACCTTGGTGGCGAGGAAGAGCGAGTCGTGGATCCCGAGGTCCGCCGCCAGGTCGCCCACCACCGTCTCGGCCGCCCCATACATCGGCGAG is a window encoding:
- a CDS encoding aldo/keto reductase, whose protein sequence is MNGDIGGRPLSRRAWLGLMAAGAAAGLVGTRRGRARAAPALLRRPIPSTSTWHISESIPAVGLGTWRTFDVGDSTAEREPLKEVLRRFVALGGRVIDSSPMYGAAETVVGDLAADLGIHDSLFLATKVWTTGREAGVAQMERSLQRLRTRRLDLMQVHNLVDWQTHLRTLREWKQAGRLRYLGVTHSTAGAYGELERVMRSEPLDFVQLNYSLGEREAERRLLPLARDRGIAVLVNRPFAAGGLFGRVRGQPLPPWAADFDCESWAQFFLKWILAHPAVTCVIPATSRPEHLTDNMRAGQGALPDAATRERMVAFLAAR